The proteins below are encoded in one region of Serratia symbiotica:
- the mnmE gene encoding tRNA uridine-5-carboxymethylaminomethyl(34) synthesis GTPase MnmE, translated as MSTTDTIVAQATPPGRGGIGILRISGSKAKEVALALLGKLPKPRYADYLPFRDVAGITLDQGIALWFPAPNSFTGEDVLELQGHGGPVILDLLLKRVLALPGVRIARPGEFSERAFINDKLDLAQAEAIADLIDASSEQAARSAMNSLQGAFSTRIYQLVEALTHLRIYVEAAIDFPDEEIDFLSDGKIEAQLNGVMAALDSVRGEARQGSLLREGMKVVIAGRPNAGKSSLLNALAGREAAIVTDIAGTTRDVLREHIHIDGMPLHIIDTAGLREASDEVERIGIERAWNEIEQADRVLFMVDGTTTVATEPAEIWQEFTARLPQRLPITVVRNKADITGETLGISEVNGHSLIRLSARTGEGIDLLRDHLKQSMGFTSNMEGGFLARRRHLQALEQAARHLVQGKEQLVSAYAGELLAEELRLAQLALSEITGEFSSDDLLGRIFSSFCIGK; from the coding sequence ATGAGCACCACCGATACCATCGTAGCGCAAGCCACCCCGCCGGGACGCGGTGGCATCGGCATTTTGCGCATTTCCGGAAGCAAAGCCAAAGAGGTTGCCTTGGCGCTGCTCGGCAAACTGCCCAAACCACGCTACGCTGACTATCTGCCATTCCGTGATGTCGCTGGCATCACCCTCGATCAGGGTATCGCACTGTGGTTTCCCGCTCCGAATTCGTTTACCGGCGAAGACGTACTGGAGTTGCAGGGCCACGGAGGGCCGGTGATCCTCGATCTGCTACTAAAACGCGTGCTCGCGTTGCCTGGCGTACGCATCGCGCGGCCCGGTGAGTTCTCCGAGCGCGCATTCATCAACGACAAACTCGATCTGGCGCAGGCAGAAGCCATTGCTGACTTGATCGACGCCAGTTCCGAACAAGCAGCACGGTCAGCGATGAACTCGTTACAGGGGGCATTTTCCACCCGCATTTATCAACTTGTGGAAGCACTCACTCACTTGAGAATCTATGTGGAAGCGGCGATCGACTTTCCAGACGAAGAAATCGATTTCCTGTCGGACGGCAAAATCGAGGCGCAGCTCAACGGTGTGATGGCCGCTCTGGACAGCGTGCGTGGCGAAGCACGCCAAGGCAGCCTGCTGCGCGAAGGGATGAAGGTGGTGATTGCCGGGCGACCAAACGCCGGTAAATCCAGCCTGCTCAATGCGTTAGCCGGACGTGAAGCGGCAATCGTTACCGATATTGCCGGCACCACCCGCGACGTACTGCGCGAACATATCCACATTGACGGCATGCCGCTGCACATTATCGATACCGCCGGCCTGCGAGAGGCCAGTGACGAAGTTGAGCGCATTGGTATCGAACGTGCCTGGAATGAGATCGAACAGGCCGACAGAGTGCTATTTATGGTGGATGGCACCACCACCGTCGCTACCGAGCCGGCAGAGATCTGGCAGGAGTTTACAGCGCGTTTGCCACAGCGTTTACCGATCACCGTGGTGCGCAATAAGGCTGACATCACCGGCGAAACGCTAGGCATATCAGAAGTAAATGGTCACTCACTTATTCGCCTTTCGGCACGTACTGGCGAAGGCATCGATCTGCTGCGCGATCACCTGAAACAGAGTATGGGCTTTACCAGCAACATGGAAGGCGGTTTCCTGGCGCGTCGCCGTCACTTGCAGGCATTGGAACAAGCGGCGCGACATCTAGTACAGGGCAAAGAACAGTTGGTGAGTGCTTACGCGGGTGAATTACT